A genomic region of Leptospira mtsangambouensis contains the following coding sequences:
- a CDS encoding sulfatase-like hydrolase/transferase: MGPNQVPLFPIRILKIAFWFTVFFYLFFLIFNTSFTIMGVDVGDFLKQYLGAFLGVYLSTTFKVFSVSFFLHLTLFSLVYLTYHFLKRSDVSWYILSAWVVFIECFALFHSMVSFPQIYGEFFFFRYPSFAPFLYFLTDHTSPTYFSFVLGILILGFLFVLLRQIYLHKNKESFFAILHVLVLGLVHTSGYYMVGILYFVILFWQGKHYQRIHIKSYGFLSIFFLFLYLIPSIWTRIEGLTRRETKEMPPVFIIAADSLRYDKIGLKLEGKSITPNIDLFANDSFVFHDHHTTIPRTFPSWADLLTGQYAMSHKVRDMFPSPEEKQRIGSPAFSTIQQKLKEIGYRSYAIGSFAADIFPRANFGFDEVLAPNFNARIMTVQRTAESQLFLMPFLTGSWFSGGMYLEEMDGLSTWGDGSRIFDRFRSILKREGNQAFSVTYFSSVIHFPYTPAYPYYKSFTDPNYYGKYKYLKFVDPTNSTTPNEEETKQIRGLFDSAVFAFDSEFGDIISELKEKGIYDESIIILTADHGEALYEDVHGQGHGEHLRGEAVTHVPLIIKFPKSTNHKMSDQQFLGITSSVDIYPTLMDYFGIFTKQEFPGRSLLPVLGKSNWAEDRLVYAETGIWFSDAGDHFFQKQRIPYPNILSLHQVVPEEDYQIMITDPMYRETIAFSKHRSVQNSNYKLIYIPTRQGVLFEFYDRKKDPFNTKNLYPNHPMAIKMKDMLYQMVVKWEDASLAGEYLIPSSLSDINEN; encoded by the coding sequence TTTTACCATTATGGGAGTGGACGTTGGAGACTTCCTGAAACAGTACTTAGGTGCTTTTTTGGGAGTATATCTTTCTACAACTTTCAAAGTTTTTTCAGTTTCATTCTTTTTGCATCTGACTCTCTTTTCTCTTGTTTATCTAACATACCATTTTCTAAAACGTTCGGATGTCTCTTGGTATATCTTATCTGCTTGGGTAGTATTTATCGAATGTTTTGCCTTGTTCCATTCGATGGTAAGTTTCCCACAAATTTATGGTGAGTTCTTTTTCTTTCGATACCCTTCCTTTGCTCCGTTTCTGTATTTTCTTACTGATCACACAAGTCCTACTTACTTTAGTTTTGTATTGGGAATTCTTATTTTGGGATTTCTTTTTGTTCTCTTGCGACAAATTTACCTTCATAAAAACAAAGAAAGTTTTTTTGCAATCTTGCATGTGTTAGTTCTAGGACTCGTACATACATCTGGCTATTACATGGTAGGGATTCTTTACTTTGTTATCCTTTTTTGGCAAGGCAAACATTACCAGAGAATCCATATTAAGTCTTATGGATTTCTTTCCATCTTTTTTCTTTTTCTTTATTTGATTCCAAGTATTTGGACAAGGATTGAAGGTTTAACGCGCAGAGAAACAAAAGAAATGCCGCCTGTTTTTATTATTGCAGCAGACTCTCTTCGTTATGACAAAATTGGACTTAAACTCGAAGGGAAAAGTATCACACCGAATATCGATTTATTTGCTAACGATAGTTTTGTGTTCCATGACCATCATACCACCATCCCTCGCACATTCCCTAGTTGGGCGGATTTATTAACCGGACAATATGCAATGAGCCATAAAGTTCGTGATATGTTCCCGTCACCGGAGGAAAAACAAAGGATTGGGTCTCCAGCTTTTTCTACCATTCAACAAAAGTTAAAGGAGATTGGTTACCGAAGTTATGCGATAGGGAGTTTTGCTGCTGATATATTCCCTAGAGCCAACTTTGGATTTGATGAGGTACTTGCTCCGAACTTTAATGCTCGCATAATGACAGTGCAAAGAACTGCCGAATCACAACTGTTTCTTATGCCTTTTCTCACTGGTTCATGGTTTTCTGGTGGGATGTATTTGGAAGAAATGGATGGATTGTCTACTTGGGGAGATGGGAGTCGCATTTTTGACCGGTTCCGATCGATTTTAAAACGAGAAGGCAATCAGGCATTTTCTGTAACTTACTTTTCGAGTGTCATTCATTTTCCTTATACCCCAGCTTATCCTTATTATAAATCTTTTACCGATCCAAACTATTATGGTAAGTATAAATATTTAAAATTTGTAGATCCAACTAATTCTACTACCCCGAACGAAGAAGAAACAAAACAGATTCGTGGTTTGTTTGACAGTGCCGTTTTTGCTTTTGATTCTGAGTTTGGTGATATCATTTCCGAATTAAAGGAAAAAGGAATCTATGATGAATCCATCATCATACTGACGGCAGATCACGGGGAAGCTTTGTATGAAGATGTACATGGGCAAGGTCATGGAGAACATTTGCGTGGGGAAGCAGTGACTCATGTCCCCCTGATCATAAAATTTCCGAAATCGACAAATCATAAAATGTCCGACCAACAATTTTTAGGAATTACCTCGAGTGTCGATATTTATCCAACTTTAATGGATTATTTTGGAATCTTCACCAAACAAGAGTTTCCCGGGAGATCTTTGTTACCTGTCCTTGGAAAGTCTAATTGGGCTGAGGACAGATTGGTATATGCAGAAACAGGAATTTGGTTTTCTGATGCGGGTGACCATTTTTTTCAAAAACAAAGAATCCCTTATCCGAATATCTTATCTCTGCACCAAGTGGTTCCTGAAGAAGATTACCAAATTATGATCACTGATCCAATGTATAGAGAAACAATCGCTTTTTCAAAACATAGGTCTGTGCAAAATTCGAATTACAAACTCATTTATATTCCCACACGCCAAGGTGTGCTTTTTGAATTCTATGATCGAAAAAAGGATCCTTTCAATACAAAGAATCTTTATCCGAACCACCCCATGGCCATAAAAATGAAAGACATGTTGTATCAAATGGTTGTAAAGTGGGAAGACGCCTCTCTCGCAGGAGAGTATTTAATACCAAGTTCTTTATCTGATATCAATGAAAATTAA
- the carB gene encoding carbamoyl-phosphate synthase large subunit codes for MPQRNDLKSILIIGSGPIVIGQACEFDYSGTQATKALREKGIRVILVNSNPATIMTDPDLADATYIEPLTVPVLEKIIKKEKPDAILPTVGGQTALNLALALHREGVLEKYNVELIGAKVDAIRKAEDRELFKLAMEKLGIRVAKSFMVSDMEAARKAKDVIGYPIIIRPAFTLGGTGGGTCYDETEFEEITQKGLSASPISQVLVEESVMGWKEFELEVMRDLADNVVIICSIENLDPMGVHTGDSITVAPQQTLSDREYQKLRDMSIDIIREIGVETGGSNIQFAVNPENGDVIVIEMNPRVSRSSALASKATGFPIAKIAALLSIGYTLDEIRNDITRVTPASFEPSIDYVVTKIPRFAFEKFPGSDPTLGVQMKAVGEAMAIGRNFKESFQKALRSLETDRFGFGSDGYLKELLEWESVPKEERKTWLTAKVKRPTDKRIFYVKMAFDFGMSVEEIFDICKIDPWFLYQFEELYQLENKFRKEGKTIIEEMKRSGFSNRQLAFLSKEEQILAQVRSGAAIEITKAKVEKTLREEEELIEKYLEEKNIHPVYKRIDTCAGEFEAFTPYMYSSYDEEDEADVTSKKKVMILGGGPNRIGQGIEFDYCCCHASFSLQEAGVESIMVNSNPETVSTDYDTSDRLYFEPLSLEDVMAIFKKEKPDGVIVQLGGQTPLKLAKSLEKRGVPIMGTSPDSIDRAEDRKRFAEVLEKLNLKSPDNGIAASKDKAREIAKKIGYPVLVRPSYVLGGRAMLIVNEESELDKYMEEAEEVSEDRPLLVDSFLQDAIEVDVDALCDGKDVFIAGIMEHIEEAGIHSGDSACVLPPQSISQRMLQEIEEATYRLALELNVKGLINVQYAIKEETLYVLEVNPRASRTVPFVAKSIGIPVVKIAVRLMLGEPLASFKLGKRFSAPMITVKEAVLPFSKFPGVDTILGPEMRSTGEVMGVATTKGEAFVKAQIMAGEEPPKHGTVFVTINDKTKKELLESIRSLSNLGYNIIATEGTHKFLSDNGILSSKINKIYDGYFPNVIDYIKEKKIHLIINTPLSRVTRENAFTIRQAAIKYKVPCLTTAQAGKALIHGLVEMKDKGFSVNSLQEIHAKHKSN; via the coding sequence ATGCCGCAACGTAACGACTTAAAATCAATTTTGATCATCGGATCCGGACCTATCGTCATCGGGCAGGCATGTGAATTTGACTACTCTGGAACACAAGCAACGAAAGCATTGAGGGAAAAGGGGATACGAGTGATCCTCGTAAATTCCAATCCAGCTACAATTATGACGGATCCTGATCTTGCTGATGCAACATACATTGAACCACTTACGGTTCCTGTTTTAGAAAAAATCATCAAAAAAGAAAAACCAGATGCCATCTTACCAACCGTAGGTGGTCAGACAGCACTCAACTTGGCACTCGCCCTCCATCGTGAAGGTGTATTAGAAAAATACAATGTAGAACTTATCGGTGCAAAAGTTGATGCCATTCGAAAAGCAGAAGATCGGGAACTATTTAAACTCGCAATGGAAAAACTGGGTATCCGAGTTGCAAAGTCCTTTATGGTGTCTGACATGGAGGCCGCCAGGAAAGCAAAAGATGTCATTGGTTATCCAATCATCATTCGGCCAGCATTTACTCTCGGTGGAACTGGTGGAGGAACTTGTTATGATGAAACAGAGTTTGAAGAGATAACACAAAAAGGACTATCTGCTTCCCCCATTTCGCAGGTATTAGTTGAAGAGTCTGTGATGGGATGGAAAGAGTTTGAGTTAGAGGTCATGCGAGACCTCGCAGACAACGTTGTTATTATTTGTTCCATTGAAAATTTGGACCCTATGGGTGTTCATACTGGTGACTCCATTACTGTTGCTCCTCAACAAACTTTGAGTGACAGAGAGTATCAAAAACTTCGTGATATGTCGATTGATATCATTCGAGAAATTGGAGTAGAGACGGGTGGTTCCAATATCCAATTTGCTGTGAATCCAGAAAATGGGGATGTCATTGTCATTGAGATGAACCCACGAGTTTCTCGGTCTTCTGCTTTGGCATCTAAAGCAACAGGATTTCCAATCGCAAAAATTGCAGCACTTCTTTCCATCGGATATACCTTAGATGAAATTAGAAATGATATTACCCGTGTAACGCCAGCTAGTTTTGAACCATCCATCGATTATGTTGTAACAAAAATACCTAGGTTTGCATTCGAAAAATTTCCTGGTTCCGATCCAACGTTAGGTGTTCAGATGAAGGCCGTTGGTGAAGCTATGGCGATCGGACGTAACTTCAAAGAAAGTTTTCAAAAAGCACTTAGATCACTGGAAACTGACCGTTTTGGGTTTGGAAGTGACGGGTATTTAAAAGAACTTTTGGAATGGGAGTCTGTTCCGAAAGAAGAAAGAAAAACTTGGTTAACGGCAAAGGTAAAACGACCTACAGACAAACGTATTTTCTATGTGAAGATGGCCTTTGATTTTGGAATGAGTGTCGAAGAAATTTTTGATATTTGTAAAATTGATCCTTGGTTCCTTTACCAATTCGAAGAGTTATACCAATTAGAAAATAAATTCCGAAAAGAAGGAAAAACCATCATTGAAGAAATGAAAAGATCTGGTTTCTCTAATCGCCAACTTGCTTTCCTTTCTAAAGAGGAACAAATTCTCGCGCAAGTTCGAAGTGGTGCAGCGATCGAAATCACAAAGGCCAAAGTAGAAAAAACCCTTCGAGAAGAAGAAGAACTCATCGAAAAATACTTAGAAGAAAAAAACATTCATCCAGTTTATAAGAGAATTGATACTTGCGCTGGTGAATTCGAAGCATTTACACCTTATATGTATTCTTCTTATGACGAAGAGGATGAAGCTGATGTCACTTCGAAAAAGAAAGTGATGATCCTTGGTGGTGGGCCAAACAGAATTGGACAAGGAATTGAATTTGATTATTGTTGTTGCCATGCTTCCTTCTCATTGCAAGAGGCAGGAGTGGAGTCAATCATGGTAAACTCCAATCCAGAAACAGTTTCTACAGATTACGATACTTCCGACAGGTTGTATTTTGAACCATTAAGTCTAGAAGATGTAATGGCAATTTTCAAAAAAGAAAAACCAGATGGTGTGATTGTTCAGTTAGGTGGTCAAACTCCTCTAAAATTAGCAAAGTCATTGGAAAAAAGAGGAGTTCCCATTATGGGAACAAGTCCTGATTCCATTGATAGGGCAGAAGATCGCAAACGATTTGCCGAAGTTTTAGAAAAACTAAACCTAAAATCACCTGATAACGGAATTGCTGCTTCTAAAGATAAAGCAAGAGAGATCGCAAAGAAAATTGGTTATCCGGTACTTGTAAGGCCATCGTATGTTTTGGGTGGAAGAGCCATGCTCATCGTTAACGAAGAATCGGAACTTGATAAATATATGGAAGAAGCAGAAGAGGTATCGGAAGATAGACCACTTCTAGTAGATTCATTTTTACAAGATGCGATCGAAGTGGATGTGGATGCCTTGTGTGATGGCAAAGATGTATTCATTGCAGGGATTATGGAACATATTGAGGAAGCGGGAATCCACTCTGGTGACTCAGCTTGTGTGTTGCCTCCGCAGTCCATTTCTCAACGTATGTTACAGGAAATAGAAGAAGCAACTTATCGTTTGGCTTTGGAGTTAAATGTAAAAGGTTTAATCAACGTTCAATATGCCATTAAAGAAGAAACTCTTTATGTCCTAGAAGTTAACCCTCGTGCTTCACGAACAGTTCCTTTTGTTGCGAAGTCAATCGGTATCCCTGTCGTTAAAATTGCAGTTCGATTGATGTTAGGTGAACCATTGGCATCTTTTAAATTGGGAAAACGTTTTTCAGCGCCAATGATTACTGTGAAAGAAGCTGTATTACCATTTAGTAAATTCCCTGGTGTTGATACAATCCTTGGCCCAGAGATGAGATCTACCGGAGAAGTAATGGGAGTTGCTACGACAAAAGGGGAAGCCTTTGTCAAAGCTCAAATTATGGCAGGTGAAGAACCTCCTAAACATGGTACTGTTTTTGTGACCATCAATGATAAAACTAAAAAAGAATTATTAGAATCAATTCGGTCATTATCAAACTTAGGATATAATATCATCGCAACAGAAGGAACACATAAATTCCTTTCTGATAATGGAATTCTATCTAGTAAAATTAACAAAATTTACGATGGTTATTTTCCGAATGTGATTGATTATATCAAAGAAAAGAAAATTCATCTGATTATTAATACTCCTTTGTCGAGAGTTACGCGTGAGAATGCGTTTACAATCCGACAAGCAGCAATTAAATACAAAGTTCCATGTTTGACAACAGCACAAGCGGGAAAGGCGTTAATTCATGGTTTGGTAGAAATGAAGGATAAAGGTTTTTCCGTGAATTCCCTTCAAGAAATTCACGCGAAACACAAAAGTAATTAA
- a CDS encoding DUF1499 domain-containing protein, with protein MNHKLRIILYPLFFLFVGCTGTRPNYLGIKTDKLNNCPATPNCITSFADPTDTVHYRSPVTYKKPLVEAYKILKERLEQSPRTKIIQENSNYIYTEFTSLIMRYVDDVEFYFDEKNKLLHFRSASRLGKSDLGVNRKRIESLLKGLDI; from the coding sequence ATGAATCACAAACTTCGAATCATCCTCTATCCTCTTTTTTTCCTCTTTGTCGGGTGCACAGGAACAAGACCGAACTACTTAGGAATCAAAACTGACAAACTCAACAATTGCCCTGCAACTCCCAATTGCATCACTAGTTTTGCTGATCCTACGGATACAGTTCACTACCGAAGCCCAGTCACTTACAAAAAACCTTTAGTTGAAGCTTATAAAATTCTAAAGGAAAGGCTAGAACAATCTCCACGGACCAAAATCATCCAAGAAAATTCCAATTACATTTATACTGAATTTACTTCTCTCATCATGCGATATGTAGATGATGTGGAATTCTATTTTGATGAAAAAAATAAACTTCTTCACTTTCGGTCAGCATCCAGATTAGGAAAGTCAGATTTGGGTGTGAACCGAAAACGAATCGAGTCTTTGCTAAAGGGTTTGGATATCTAA
- a CDS encoding TetR/AcrR family transcriptional regulator: protein MPIFVTKGVSSVSMRELSKELGVSTGTLYHYFPTKEILFESMVKQLVAIDEKEITELSESHTGLADIMAFVAKREGHFINLMLLAVDVKRHLSESSELMQLVEDSFTSYRTALDRFFPTNAKSNSGKAFLSFFLGALFLKNNATEETNWPELFEGLGNLMVLFQSKD from the coding sequence ATGCCCATTTTTGTCACAAAAGGGGTCTCCTCTGTTTCGATGCGTGAATTATCAAAGGAACTTGGCGTTTCCACGGGAACTCTTTACCATTACTTTCCAACAAAAGAGATTCTCTTTGAGTCCATGGTAAAACAACTCGTCGCTATCGATGAAAAAGAGATTACGGAACTTTCCGAAAGTCACACGGGTCTTGCAGATATAATGGCTTTTGTTGCTAAACGCGAAGGGCATTTTATCAATCTAATGTTACTGGCAGTCGATGTTAAGCGGCACTTGAGTGAATCGAGTGAACTTATGCAACTTGTAGAAGATTCATTTACTTCGTATCGAACTGCTTTGGATCGATTCTTTCCAACCAATGCAAAATCAAATAGTGGAAAGGCATTTCTGTCATTTTTTTTGGGAGCTTTATTTTTAAAAAATAACGCAACAGAAGAAACCAACTGGCCAGAACTTTTTGAAGGTTTGGGGAACTTAATGGTATTGTTTCAAAGCAAAGATTAA
- a CDS encoding alkane 1-monooxygenase, which translates to MTLTKRLSFLLCFILPILVILAEEVGGVSYLIVPLTVFVILPLLDFVWGKDLSNPEEPNFLKLQNDSYFRYLTQVWAYVQLSFVIWSVYRIALYPHTAIEFCLFAISVGIVTGGIGITVGHELGHKNTRYEQFLAKLIYMTVCYMHFYIEHNRGHHTNVSTPNDPASSKKNQSFYQFYPQTVIGAYQSAWELETKRLKKLGLVSFHYRNEMIWYFVITVLFLISMIGFGSLYSQSTIRWDILGFLLLQSLIAFSLLELTNYIEHYGLSRKEVSPGKFEKVLPIHSWNQNYFVSNAFLFHLQRHSDHHANAGRRYQVLRHFEEAPQLPFGYELMILVALVPPLWFQMMNPILESWELKNQLKQ; encoded by the coding sequence ATGACACTCACCAAAAGACTTAGTTTTTTACTTTGTTTTATCTTGCCGATTTTAGTGATTCTGGCCGAAGAGGTGGGTGGTGTTTCTTATTTAATCGTTCCACTGACTGTGTTCGTCATTTTACCATTGTTAGATTTTGTTTGGGGTAAAGATCTTTCGAATCCGGAAGAACCTAATTTTCTAAAGTTACAAAATGATTCTTATTTTCGGTATTTAACGCAAGTGTGGGCTTATGTTCAACTTAGTTTTGTAATTTGGTCGGTTTATCGAATCGCTCTTTATCCACATACCGCGATTGAGTTTTGTTTATTTGCCATTTCGGTTGGGATCGTAACGGGAGGAATTGGCATTACTGTAGGGCATGAACTAGGTCATAAAAACACTCGTTACGAACAGTTTTTGGCAAAATTAATTTATATGACAGTTTGTTATATGCACTTTTATATTGAACACAACCGAGGTCATCATACGAATGTTTCGACTCCAAATGATCCCGCATCCTCAAAAAAGAATCAGTCCTTCTATCAGTTTTATCCTCAGACTGTCATAGGAGCTTATCAATCAGCTTGGGAATTGGAAACAAAACGTTTAAAAAAGTTGGGACTAGTTTCATTTCATTATCGAAATGAGATGATTTGGTATTTTGTAATCACAGTTCTATTTTTGATTTCTATGATTGGATTTGGTTCTTTATATTCCCAGAGCACAATTCGTTGGGATATTCTTGGGTTTTTACTATTACAATCATTGATTGCATTTTCACTTTTGGAACTTACAAATTACATAGAACATTATGGTTTAAGCCGAAAAGAAGTAAGTCCGGGTAAATTTGAAAAAGTGTTACCCATTCATTCATGGAATCAAAATTATTTTGTATCCAATGCATTTTTATTTCATTTACAAAGACATTCCGACCATCATGCAAATGCCGGTAGAAGATACCAAGTCCTTCGCCATTTTGAAGAAGCTCCTCAATTGCCCTTTGGTTATGAGTTGATGATTCTTGTTGCTTTGGTTCCTCCGCTTTGGTTTCAAATGATGAATCCTATTTTGGAATCTTGGGAATTAAAGAATCAATTGAAACAGTAA
- a CDS encoding DUF2339 domain-containing protein: protein MEEKETKEILTRIQSMERELSFLKERVLSLSQTQTPKESPRTTSDPTPTVDHQTEVPLNEGPNWFVQWIGENLFVKLGVFSLLLASIWFFYLAIEEYWINESVRIWIGLFLAIPVLIYGFRVRNSRPYLSPSLMGLGIAVLFSAYYSGYLWYDLYSTETCFVGLLILSLTTVAIAHSQKSEVLFGFASLGAFLVPLLLSTGQNSYPFLFTYLLLWNVLFFWVRKDTNWKVIPLLLLAANHLIFVGWADKNLVDAKPFFPIVFQLGIFILFLLREFQTLETTKLKEPILTITAIGFTLGLGFVQSFWVFSVFYPIAKPFLLTLLLILFYGLYERSIRRTVLSLDKKKLYDVIGLFGLPFIVSLIVIGTSGKLLAFSLISFAFLVTIASTYSKQLYMYWAAFPVWFFALFYIFAFTYRSQNEIPFLNGRFLVFATGSVYLVLSYLYSRKFSEFSKLFLYAAYPYWLLGTFVEIYLGFPEEKKLFLYTLSLIVYGLIALSTGFLKKIQSLKYVGFGSLSLVIIKFYLYDFWNLSLGYRILAGLFLGVTLIVTGTLYNHFKKETK, encoded by the coding sequence GTGGAAGAAAAAGAAACCAAAGAAATCCTGACTAGGATTCAATCGATGGAGAGGGAACTTTCTTTTTTAAAAGAAAGAGTTTTATCCCTCTCCCAAACCCAAACTCCGAAGGAATCTCCTCGCACTACTTCTGATCCAACTCCTACAGTAGACCACCAAACTGAGGTTCCATTAAACGAAGGTCCCAACTGGTTTGTCCAATGGATTGGAGAAAACCTATTTGTAAAACTAGGAGTGTTTTCTTTACTACTGGCATCCATCTGGTTTTTCTATTTAGCCATAGAAGAATATTGGATCAATGAATCGGTGCGGATTTGGATTGGACTTTTTTTGGCCATCCCAGTATTAATATATGGATTCAGAGTTCGAAATTCAAGGCCATACCTTTCGCCTAGTCTTATGGGTCTTGGAATTGCGGTTTTGTTTTCTGCCTACTATTCCGGGTATTTGTGGTACGATTTGTATTCAACTGAAACCTGTTTTGTTGGTTTGTTAATCCTTAGCTTAACAACAGTTGCAATCGCTCATTCACAAAAAAGTGAAGTGTTATTTGGATTTGCCTCTCTTGGTGCATTTTTAGTTCCTTTACTTTTGTCCACAGGACAAAACTCCTACCCGTTTTTATTTACCTATTTGTTACTCTGGAATGTCTTATTCTTTTGGGTAAGAAAAGATACAAACTGGAAAGTAATCCCGCTTCTTTTACTCGCAGCAAATCACCTAATCTTCGTTGGATGGGCAGATAAAAACCTAGTAGATGCTAAGCCGTTTTTTCCAATTGTTTTCCAACTAGGTATTTTCATTTTATTTCTCTTAAGAGAATTTCAAACTTTAGAAACCACCAAATTGAAGGAACCAATTCTCACAATCACTGCAATAGGCTTTACGTTGGGACTTGGATTTGTTCAGTCTTTTTGGGTATTTTCAGTTTTTTACCCAATCGCAAAACCATTTTTACTAACCTTATTACTCATTCTATTTTATGGTCTCTATGAACGATCCATAAGAAGAACTGTTTTGAGTTTAGATAAGAAAAAACTATATGATGTGATTGGATTATTTGGCCTTCCATTCATTGTAAGTTTAATCGTGATAGGAACCTCAGGAAAACTTTTAGCTTTTAGCCTCATTAGTTTTGCTTTTCTTGTGACCATTGCATCTACCTACTCCAAACAACTTTATATGTATTGGGCGGCCTTCCCCGTTTGGTTTTTTGCATTGTTCTATATTTTTGCCTTCACCTATCGTTCGCAAAATGAAATTCCATTTTTAAATGGTCGATTTTTAGTATTTGCGACAGGTTCGGTTTATTTAGTTCTTTCTTATCTCTATAGTAGAAAGTTCTCCGAGTTCTCCAAACTTTTCTTATATGCTGCCTATCCTTATTGGTTACTTGGCACATTTGTTGAGATATATCTTGGATTCCCAGAAGAGAAAAAATTATTCCTCTACACACTCAGTTTGATTGTGTATGGTTTGATCGCTTTATCAACTGGATTCCTAAAAAAAATCCAATCTCTCAAGTATGTTGGATTTGGCTCATTATCTTTAGTCATCATAAAATTCTATTTATATGATTTCTGGAATTTGAGCTTAGGTTATCGAATTCTCGCCGGATTATTCTTAGGAGTAACTCTGATCGTAACAGGTACGTTATACAATCACTTCAAAAAGGAAACAAAATGA